Below is a window of Enterobacter kobei DNA.
GTCAAAAAGAAATCGCTGACGGCCTCGCTTCTGCAGAACGAGCTAAAAAGGATTTGGACCTTGCACAGGCCAATGCGACCGACCAGCTGAAAAAGGCGAAAGCGGAAGCCCAGGTAATTATTGAGCAGGCGAACAAACGTCGCGCTCAGATCCTGGACGAAGCTAAAACCGAAGCAGAACAGGAACGTACCAAAATCGTTGCACAGGCTCAGGCAGAAATTGATGCTGAGCGTAAACGTGCTCGTGAGGAACTGCGTAAGCAAGTTGCTATCCTGGCTGTTGCTGGCGCCGAGAAGATCATCGAACGTTCCGTGGATGAAGCTGCTAACAGCGACATCGTGGACAAACTTGTCGCTGAACTGTAAGGAGGGAGGGGCTGATGTCTGAATTTGTTACGGTAGCTCGCCCCTACGCCAAAGCAGCTTTTGACTTTGCTGTCGAAACCCAAAGTGTCGATCGCTGGCAGAACATGCTGGCGTTTGCCGCTGAGGTAACGAAAAACGAACATATGGCAGAGATGCTTTCAGGTGCACTGGCACCAGAAACCCTCGCTGCGTCGTTCATCGCCGTTTGCGGCGAGCAACTTGATACCAACGGCCAGAACCTGATTAAGGTGATGGCTGAAAATGGTCGTCTGAGAGTGCTCCCGGATGTTCTTGAGCAGTTTGAGCACTTACGTGCCCTTAGTGAAGCTACCGCTGAAGTTGAAGTAACCTCGGCGACCGAACTGAGTGAAGAACAGCTTGCCAAGATCACTGCCGCGATGGAAAAACGTCTGTCACGCAAAGTTAAGCTGAATTGCAATATCGATAAGTCTGTATTGGCGGGCGTAATCATCCAGTCGGGTGATATGGTCATTGATGGCAGCGTACGCGGCCGTCTACAACGCCTCGCAGACGTCTTGCAGTCTTAAGGGGACTGGAGCATGCAACTGAATTCCACCGAAATCAGCGAACTGATCAAGCAGCGCATTGCTCAGTTCAGTGTTGTGAGCGAAGCTCATAACGAAGGTACTATTGTTTCTGTAAGTGACGGTGTTATCCGCATCCACGGCCTGGCCGATTGTATGCAGGGTGAAATGATTTCCCTGCCGGGTAACCGTTACGCTATCGCACTGAACCTGGAGCGCGACTCCGTTGGTGCAGTTGTGATGGGTCCGTACGCTGACCTTGCCGAAGGCATGAAGGTTAAATGTACTGGCCGTATTCTTGAAGTACCGGTAGGCCGTGGCCTGCTGGGCCGTGTGGTAAACACCCTGGGTGCGCCAATCGACGGTAAAGGTTCGGTTGATAACGATGGCTTCTCGCCAATCGAAGTTATCGCGCCGGGCGTAATCGATCGTCAGTCCGTCGATCAGCCGGTGCAGACCGGTTATAAATCCGTTGATGCCATGATCCCAATCGGTCGTGGTCAGCGTGAGCTGATCATCGGCGACCGTCAGACCGGTAAAACCGCGATGGCTATCGATGCGATCATCAACCAGCGTGACTCCGGCATCAAATGTGTTTACGTCGCTATCGGCCAGAAAGCTTCCACCATTTCTAACGTGGTGCGCAAACTGGAAGAGCACGGTGCGCTGTCCAACACTATCGTTGTGGTTGCTACCGCTTCTGAATCTGCTGCACTGCAATACCTGGCACCGTATGCAGGTTGCGCAATGGGCGAATACTTCCGTGACCGCGGTGAAGATGCACTGATCGTTTATGATGACCTGTCTAAACAGGCTGTTGCATACCGTCAGGTTTCCCTGCTGCTGCGCCGTCCGCCAGGACGTGAAGCATTCCCGGGCGACGTGTTTTACCTCCACTCCCGTCTGCTGGAGCGTGCATCCCGCGTAAACGCGGAATACGTTGAGAACTTCACCAAAGGTGAAGTGAAAGGTAAAACCGGCTCCCTGACCGCGCTGCCGATCATCGAAACCCAGGCGGGTGACGTTTCTGCGTTCGTTCCGACCAACGTAATTTCTATTACCGATGGTCAGATCTTCCTGGAAACCAACCTGTTTAACTCCGGTATTCGTCCGGCGGTTAACCCGGGTATCTCCGTATCCCGTGTTGGTGGTGCTGCTCAGACCAAGATCATCAAGAAACTGTCCGGTGGTATTCGTACCGCGCTGGCACAGTATCGTGAACTGGCTGCGTTCTCTCAGTTCGCATCCGATCTGGATGAAGCTACCCGTAAGCAGTTGAGCCATGGTCAGAAAGTGACCGAGCTGCTGAAACAGAAACAGTATGCCCCAATGTCTGTTGCACAACAGGGCCTGGTGCTGTTCGCGGCTGAACGCGGTTACCTCGAAGATGTGGAACTGGCGAAAATCGGTAGCTTCGAAGCCGCACTGCTGGCTTACGTTGACCGTGAGCACGCTCCGCTGATGCAAGAGATCAACCAGTCCGGTGGCTATAACGATGAAATCGAAGGCAAGCTGAAAAGCATCCTCGATTCCTTCAAAGCAACCCAGTCCTGGTAACGTCCGGCGGTCTGTCTTAGGGCAGACCGCAAGGCATTGAGGAGAAGCTCATGGCCGGCGCAAAAGAGATACGTAGTAAGATCGCAAGCGTCCAGAACACGCAGAAGATCACTAAAGCGATGGAGATGGTCGCCGCTTCCAAAATGCGTAAATCGCAGGACAGAATGGCGGCCAGCCGTCCTTATGCAGATACCATGCGCAAAGTGATTGG
It encodes the following:
- the atpF gene encoding F0F1 ATP synthase subunit B, translating into MNLNATILGQAIAFVLFVLFCMKYVWPPLIAAIEKRQKEIADGLASAERAKKDLDLAQANATDQLKKAKAEAQVIIEQANKRRAQILDEAKTEAEQERTKIVAQAQAEIDAERKRAREELRKQVAILAVAGAEKIIERSVDEAANSDIVDKLVAEL
- the atpA gene encoding F0F1 ATP synthase subunit alpha, which encodes MQLNSTEISELIKQRIAQFSVVSEAHNEGTIVSVSDGVIRIHGLADCMQGEMISLPGNRYAIALNLERDSVGAVVMGPYADLAEGMKVKCTGRILEVPVGRGLLGRVVNTLGAPIDGKGSVDNDGFSPIEVIAPGVIDRQSVDQPVQTGYKSVDAMIPIGRGQRELIIGDRQTGKTAMAIDAIINQRDSGIKCVYVAIGQKASTISNVVRKLEEHGALSNTIVVVATASESAALQYLAPYAGCAMGEYFRDRGEDALIVYDDLSKQAVAYRQVSLLLRRPPGREAFPGDVFYLHSRLLERASRVNAEYVENFTKGEVKGKTGSLTALPIIETQAGDVSAFVPTNVISITDGQIFLETNLFNSGIRPAVNPGISVSRVGGAAQTKIIKKLSGGIRTALAQYRELAAFSQFASDLDEATRKQLSHGQKVTELLKQKQYAPMSVAQQGLVLFAAERGYLEDVELAKIGSFEAALLAYVDREHAPLMQEINQSGGYNDEIEGKLKSILDSFKATQSW
- the atpH gene encoding F0F1 ATP synthase subunit delta, with the translated sequence MSEFVTVARPYAKAAFDFAVETQSVDRWQNMLAFAAEVTKNEHMAEMLSGALAPETLAASFIAVCGEQLDTNGQNLIKVMAENGRLRVLPDVLEQFEHLRALSEATAEVEVTSATELSEEQLAKITAAMEKRLSRKVKLNCNIDKSVLAGVIIQSGDMVIDGSVRGRLQRLADVLQS